The sequence ATTTGGTAGCCAAGTGGCTCAAAGGCATCGACATTCGCCAGCACGGGTCGGGAGGCACCGGGGCCACCAACGTGCTGAGAACGGTCGGCAAAGGGGCGGCGATCGCCGTGCTGGCGATCGATCTGCTCAAGGGGCTACTGGCGGTGCTGTTAGTGGCCGCCGTGTGGCCGACGTTCGCCGCCCTACTCCCCGAGGCGGCAGCATGGCAACCCTGGCTCACCATGCTGGCTGGCCTCATGGCCCTGGTGGGCCACAGCAAATCGGTCTGGATTAACTTTACCGGCGGTAAGTCGGCTGCCTCGGGGCTGGGAGTCTTAATCGGCCTGGCCTGGCCGGTAGCCCTAGGGGCAGCGGCAGCCTTTGCAATTACCCTAGCCCTTAGCCGCATGGTGTCTTTGGGGTCGATCGCGGCCGCGATCGCCACCGTAGTGCTGATGGTAGTCACCGGCCAGCCGCTGCCCTACGCCGTGTTGGGCACCCTGGGCGCGGTCTATGTAATTCTGCGCCACCGCAGCAACATCGATCGCATGCTGGCCGGCACCGAACCCCGCCTTGGGCAGCAGCCCTCTAACCTCAGCTAGGGGCTAAGCCACAAAAAAACCTCCAGGGCTAAGCTCTGGAGGTTTAAGAGAAGTCAGGAATTCCGAAGGTGTCGAAAAACTCTCAGAGCCGAGTCAGGCCTAGAGCGCCAAGCCGGGGGGTAAAATCACCTGGTCAATGGCGTGGATGATGCCGTTGCTAGCTTGAATGTCGGCTTCAGTCACCATGGCCTGGTTGACCATCACATCGCCCGTAGCGTCGTCAACTTGCAGGGCAATAGTTTCACCCGAAGCACTGGGTACATCCCCAGTGGTCACCGCAGAGGCAGGCACTTCCCCATCGACTACGTGGTAGGTCAAGACTTGGCGCAGCACGTCTTGGTTCTCAGGCAGCAGCAGCTGGTCTAGGGTACCGTCGGGTAGCGCGTCAAAGGCGGCGTTGGTGGGCGCAAACAGAGTAATCGGGCCACTGGTGGCCAGGGCTTCGGTCAGCCCGGCAGCCTCAACAGCCTCGACTAGGGTGCTAAAGTCGCTTTCGCTGGCAGCCACGTCAAGAACACTGTTGCCGTCACCAGCGGTCTCGTAGCCAGCAGCAGGCGCTTCGGTCGTGGCTGAATCCTGAGCAGGCGTAGTACCGGCGGTGGTGTCGGTGGTGTCGGTACCGCAGGCTGCTAGCAGAGCCGCAGCACCAACGCTGGCAAACCCAACAGCCCAACGCTTAGCCATGGACGAACGCTTATTAATCATCGGGAATAGTCCTTACACTCGAAACTGCATGCACCAGGGTGCAAAGTACAAAACTAAGTCGGGAGTCACCCCGCAAGAGCACTTAACGTACCTTAACGATCGCGCCTAAAGCGTCCCTCCCCCCAAAGTTAGAACCCGCTTGTTCCCGCAGGGGGCAACAATCTACCCTAGGGTGGAGGGAGGGGTGTCGCACAGTTTCTGACAACCAGCCTCACAGGTCTGAAGCGGTGCTGTCTAACTCTGGCCCCGCTTCGGCGGCTATCCGCTGCTGGCGCTGGGTTTGCAGAGCTAGCAAGATCTGCTGGTGGCGATCGCGGCTAATCGGGTAACGGTAGCAAAACCACAGCCCTACTACTAGCAGCAGTGCGGGCAGCGGACCAATCAATAGACGGATGGCGTTGAGCGCAGCGGCAGGCTGACTGTCGGCGTTGGCGACATAGCCAGTCCAGCCCAGCACCTGCCCCGAGATAAACAGAGCGATCGCCAGCCCCAGCTTTTGCAAGAACACCAGGGCGCTAAAGTACAGCCCCTCCCGCCGCAGGCCGGTGTTGAGTTCGTCTAGGTCAACCACGTCGGGCAGCATGGCAAAGGGCACCATATACAACGTGGCCACCCCAATCCCGGCAATCACGCCGAGACTATACATCCAGACCACCTGCCCCGGCTGCACCGTGGCCAACCCGCCCAGGGCCAAAGCCGCCAGGGGAGCCCCCATCAGAAACACGGTACGCTTACCGGTGCGCTTGGCCACCCAGTCCCAGCCCCAGAGCATGGCGATCGCAGTACCCTGCACAGCCAGCGCCATCTGGGCAAAGTGGGTGGCGGGCAACCCCATCCAGGCCCCGACAAAGTAGGGCAGCATGGCGGCGGTCACCTGCACACTCATCCAGCCGCAGAGATAGAGGCCCAAAACCTGGCGAAAGGCCGAGTTGCTAAACACGCTGCGCAGCTGGGGCAGCAGGGCTGGGCTCTGGGTGTCGGTAGCCAGCCGAGGCCGTCCAGCCTGCACCTGCCAGTAGCGGCGGTAGGTGCCCGCCACGCACAGGCCAATAATCACCACCGCCAAACTCGCCGACAGCGCCCCCAAAATAATGTACTGGCGGGCCGGGTCGGCCACTCGGGCAAATACCGCCTGGGCCATCAGCAGCGCCACAATGCTGCCGCCAATGCTAAAGGCCGACTTCATGCCGATCAGATCGGTGCGCTCGTCGTAGTCGTCGGCCAGTTCTGCCGCCAGGGCCGTATAAGGCAACTGCACGGTAGTAAAGGCGGCAAAGGCAAAGAGCGACAGCACAATATAGTAGGCAAAAATGCCCCACTGACTGGCAAAGGGCGGCACCGTCCACAGCAGCACCGACGAGATCGCCAGCGGAATCACCCCCCCCAGCATCCAGGGGTAGCGGCGGCCCCACGGCGACACGGTGCGATCGCTCAGCCAGCCAATTAACGGATCATTAATCGCATCCCAAAAGCGGCCAAACAGCAGCACTGCCCCCGCCAGAGCCGGGCTTAACCCCGCCACCGTAGTAAAAAAATACAGCACAAAAAACGCAGACAGGCTGGCCGGCACCGCCGCCGCCAGCTCACCTACGCCGTAGAACACTTTTACCGAAAACGGCAGCGGCGGTAGCTTAGACAACGGGGTAACTCCAGGAGAGACTAAGAGCATTAGGGCCTCATCATCCCACAGGTTTCATCCAGATGTAGGGCTTTAGAATCGTTGGCCAGTCGCCGCGATAAGATAGCGGCGATACCAAGTGGAGAGGCTCACCTTGGCCAGGGCAATAGGACTCAAATTGCTGATCATTGGGTTAGTGCTAGCTACCGGGGTCGCCTGCGATCGCCAGAGTTTAACGGGTGACCCGCCCCCCTCTGCTCCCCTTAATGCTCCCGGCCCGCCACCGCCCCCAGACGGAGCGTTTCTAGCGCAAATGGCCCCCGACCAAACCAGCCAGCTCACTAGCCTGGGGGTAGATGTGGTGGTGCCCGGCGAGGTGCCGCCCGCCTTTGCGATCGTAGAAATGCGGATTGACCAGGGCGACCCTGGCCCCGCCTACCTAGTGGTCTACCAAAATGATCTTAACCAGTGCTTTGCCGTCGAATTTGCCGCCGATGGCATTGGTGACCCGCTACCCACCGAAAACCGCCTTCCCCTTCAGCCGCCGCTGTTTGGCGATCAGGGCTACGGCCTCAACTACGGCCCCTTTGCCGAAGCCGATATGCAGAGCCAGTTCCCTGAACCCAACCTCTTCACCGACTGGATGCTAGGCCCCTCCGGTGCCTACCGCTTGATTGGGGCCACCTACATTGGCGACCTGTTTGAGTCTCTGGGCAACTGCGAAGACGTCAGCCCCGAGGTGGCCGTGGCCCTGGCCGAATCGTTTACGGTGCTGAGTGCTGACCCGATGGGGGCCGACTAGGAGACAGCGCCAGTCCCCTGCGCTGATCCCGGTATCGTGAGAGAATAAATCTTTATAAATTGCACTCTCAGCTTAGGACGTTTGGCATGGCCGAAATTCAGTTTGCCCGTGGCATTGCAGAACCCGTAATTCCCGATGTTCGCCTCACCCGCGCTAAGGATGGTTCAGACGGTACGGCCACCTTTTATTTCGACTATCCCCAGGCGCTCTCGCAGCAGGAAGGGGTGGAGATCACCGGCATGTATCTCGTTGACGAAGAAGGGGAACTGGTGACCCGAGACGTCAACGGCAAGTTCATCAATGGCGAACCCGCAGGCATTGAAGCGATCTACGTGATGAAAAGCGAAGCCGATTGGGATCGCTTTATGCGGTTTATGAACCGCTACGCTGAACAAAACGGTCTGGGTTTCACCAAGAGCTAGTTGCCCTGACTATGGCCCATCCCCAGCCTTTATCGCGACCGGTGGGTTGTGCGGTCGTCACAGTGAGCGACACCCGTACAGTCGAGAGCGATCGCAGCGGGCAGATCTTGCAAACCCTGCTCACCACGGCGGGGCATTTGGTCCACGACTACCGCATCGTGCCCGACGAGCCCGATCGCATTGCTGCACTCTGCCAAACCCTGGCCCAGCGGGCCGACATAGACTGCATCTTGCTCACAGGCGGTACCGGCATTGCCTCCCGCGACACCACCTACGATGCCGTCGCGGCCCTGCTAGAAAAAACCCTGCCGGGGTTTGGCGAACTGTTTCGTCAGCTCAGCTTTGCCGAAATTGGTTCTCGCGCCATGGCCTCCCGCGCGGTGGCGGGGGTTTATCAGGCCAAACTGCTGTTTTCTTTGCCTGGTTCTAGCAAAGCCGTCACCCTGGCCATGGAGGCGCTGATTTTGCCAGAGCTTCCCCATCTGGTGAGTGTGCTGCAAACCTAAGGGGGCGGTCAATCCAAAGAGCAAGATTTTGGTGTAGAGGGTCAGACTCCGAGCCTTTACACCCCCTGTCCCTTTTTTACCCAACGCTATGACCTCTGCCTCGGCTCCCTCATCCCAGTGGGCGCGCCTGCTCAAAAATCAGGGTACCTGGGTGGGGTCGTTTACCCAGCTTTCTCCCACTGGCGAGGTGCAGCAAGATATCCCGTCGGAGGTGGCTCTGCTGCCCCTCAACGGAGGCAACACCCTGCGCCAAACTATTCGCAAATATCCCCCCGACCAGCCCCTAAGCGAAACCGTCC is a genomic window of Nodosilinea sp. E11 containing:
- the psb28 gene encoding photosystem II reaction center protein Psb28 codes for the protein MAEIQFARGIAEPVIPDVRLTRAKDGSDGTATFYFDYPQALSQQEGVEITGMYLVDEEGELVTRDVNGKFINGEPAGIEAIYVMKSEADWDRFMRFMNRYAEQNGLGFTKS
- a CDS encoding MFS transporter produces the protein MSKLPPLPFSVKVFYGVGELAAAVPASLSAFFVLYFFTTVAGLSPALAGAVLLFGRFWDAINDPLIGWLSDRTVSPWGRRYPWMLGGVIPLAISSVLLWTVPPFASQWGIFAYYIVLSLFAFAAFTTVQLPYTALAAELADDYDERTDLIGMKSAFSIGGSIVALLMAQAVFARVADPARQYIILGALSASLAVVIIGLCVAGTYRRYWQVQAGRPRLATDTQSPALLPQLRSVFSNSAFRQVLGLYLCGWMSVQVTAAMLPYFVGAWMGLPATHFAQMALAVQGTAIAMLWGWDWVAKRTGKRTVFLMGAPLAALALGGLATVQPGQVVWMYSLGVIAGIGVATLYMVPFAMLPDVVDLDELNTGLRREGLYFSALVFLQKLGLAIALFISGQVLGWTGYVANADSQPAAALNAIRLLIGPLPALLLVVGLWFCYRYPISRDRHQQILLALQTQRQQRIAAEAGPELDSTASDL
- a CDS encoding MogA/MoaB family molybdenum cofactor biosynthesis protein, whose translation is MAHPQPLSRPVGCAVVTVSDTRTVESDRSGQILQTLLTTAGHLVHDYRIVPDEPDRIAALCQTLAQRADIDCILLTGGTGIASRDTTYDAVAALLEKTLPGFGELFRQLSFAEIGSRAMASRAVAGVYQAKLLFSLPGSSKAVTLAMEALILPELPHLVSVLQT
- the plsY gene encoding glycerol-3-phosphate 1-O-acyltransferase PlsY, whose amino-acid sequence is MAVLAIVLLLVAAYLLGSIPTGYLVAKWLKGIDIRQHGSGGTGATNVLRTVGKGAAIAVLAIDLLKGLLAVLLVAAVWPTFAALLPEAAAWQPWLTMLAGLMALVGHSKSVWINFTGGKSAASGLGVLIGLAWPVALGAAAAFAITLALSRMVSLGSIAAAIATVVLMVVTGQPLPYAVLGTLGAVYVILRHRSNIDRMLAGTEPRLGQQPSNLS
- a CDS encoding fasciclin domain-containing protein; this encodes MAKRWAVGFASVGAAALLAACGTDTTDTTAGTTPAQDSATTEAPAAGYETAGDGNSVLDVAASESDFSTLVEAVEAAGLTEALATSGPITLFAPTNAAFDALPDGTLDQLLLPENQDVLRQVLTYHVVDGEVPASAVTTGDVPSASGETIALQVDDATGDVMVNQAMVTEADIQASNGIIHAIDQVILPPGLAL